In the genome of Abyssalbus ytuae, the window ATGCATATTGTGGAAATTGCAGAGGAAGCCATGAGAAAAGTAAATGTAGACCCTATTATAAAACCTATTAGAGGTGGAACAGATGGTTCCCAGTTATCGTATATGGGACTACCCTGCCCCAATATTTTTGCGGGCGGTCATAATTTTCACGGTAAATACGAATACGTTCCTGTGGAGAGTATGCAAAAAGCCATTGATGTTATTGTAAAAATAGCTGAACTTACCGCAAGCAAGTATATGAAGTAACAAAAACAAATGTCAGTAGATTGTTTCAGGCATTTCACTTTTTTAAAAACCCAAAGGATATTTTTTCTGTAACCCGGACAGTGAATTATTTTTGGGGGAATGATTATTTAGGTGCTTTATTATTATTAAACAAACCAATCTTACCACTCAATCGGAATGCTTATCGAAACCTTATAATCTCTTGTGTTTTTTTATTAACAAGTTAATTTTTTTACTGTTAGAGAACGCATCTCTTTTAAACTGAAAGTAATTTTATAAAAACTTTAAACAGTAAACTATGTCACACAAAATTATATATTCGTTACTATTAACAGTAGTTCTTAGCGCTTGTAATTCTAATACGAATAAAAAAGAAGAGACAGACAAAACGGATACTGAAATTATTGCTGAAGAAAACCCAAAAGCCGTTCAAGAATCACCTCAAAAAATTGATAATGTTGAGGCTATAAAAAAAGGATATATGTCCATAACCGATAAAATTGCCACAAGCGAATTAAAACAAACATCCTTTGAATTTGATTGTGCTGGTGAGCAGGTAGGTAAAGTAACCTATTACTGGGATGGTAATGAATTAAAAATGATAGAAAAAATTTATGGTGAATACAGTCACCGGAATGCTACCGAACAATACTATATATCAAACGGAAAGCCATATTTTATTTATACTAAAATAACCGACTGGTCTTTTGATTCGGATTCCGGAAAAGAAGGAGCTACCAAAGACAACGTTCAGGAGTACCGCTACTATATAATAGATGAGAAACTGGTAAAGTGCCTGAAAAAAGAATACACAATTCGTTCGGCCGCACTTGAAAATCCCGATCCGAATACAATAAACAATGCTACCATAAATTGTCCAGGCAATGAAGAGTTGCTGGAACCCTTTAAAAAACTATTCAATTACAGAGAACAATCTGCAAAAATTCAATGTTTGTAGGTAACAACAAGAAATAGAAGATTTTTTTATATTCCTCACAACAATTATACAAGGCATTCTTTTTACTACCCAAGCCTGTAAAAAGAATGCTTTAATAATGAGAAATCAACATAATTATTTAGTTTTAGAATTGTCCCTTAAACCGCTTTATAATACATCTATATTTTTTTCCTTTGCAAAAAAGAAAACCTCATAGCATGTATAAATTTTTTTCCTATTTGATTTTTTTAATGAAATCTACCAATCATCATGGGGTACACTCTCCTTTTGTATACAATTTAGTTACAAAATGTTTTTATAATAAAAATAATCACGCCTCCCAATCTGGGATAGATGAATATTCGAAAAGCATTAGTCTTAATCCTAAAGCCTTATCTCTTTTAAATAGAATAATTAATTATTTTAAAGAGGAAAAAAAGGAATATAAAATAGGCCTTTACAATAATCTTCAGCCGGATCTTGTTTACGACCTTATTTTTGTGAACAGCCCTCTAAATCTTAATTTAAAAAAAGTCATTAATCATGGAAATAATAATACTTTAGTTGTAATTAATAATATTCACTCAAAATCGCATAATAATAATGCATGGAATATTGTCTGCAATTCTCCCTATGTTAAAGTAAGTATTGATACCTTTACACTGGGACTTGTTTTTTTCCGTAAAGAGCAGGCAAAAGAACATTTTATCATCAGAGTATAAAAAGTTAAGATGAGTGCTTAAATTAAAAAGATAAAGAGATATGCTGGAAATAATATTATGGGTAATAGCTTTAGCGGTTTTATTTATCCTGGTAATTTTAAACAATAAAAGAAACATTAACAAAAAACGAAATCTTAAAACCAGGACATTTAAAAAAGACTATTTCGAAAAGAAAAAGAATAAAAATGAAGATTTACACTAAAAAAGGTGATTCCGGAACCACCGCTTTATACGGTGGCACCCGGGTATCAAAAAATAATGAGAGGATCGATTGTTATGGGGATGTAGACGAACTAAATTCATGGATCGGGCTTATAAGAGATCAAGATATAAATAAAAATTTAAAAACCGTTTTAATAGACATTCAGGAATGTCTTTTTGTAACAGGTTCCATACTGGCCACACCGGCGGATAAAAAAACATTAAAAAACGGAACGCAAAGAAATGGAATGGTAGATATTAATGAAAATGATGTGAAATTATTAGAAGACGAAATAGACCGGATGAATGATTCGTTGCCACCTTTAACCCATTTTATACTTCCCGGCGGGCATCCTATTGTGTCATATTGTCATATAGCCCGGACAGTTTGCAGAAGAGCTGAACGAAAAACCGTCAAACTTTTTGAAAATGAACCTTTTAACCCTTCGGTTTTAAAATACTTAAATCGCTTATCAGACTTTTTGTTTGTATTGGCACGGAAGTTGTCCGATTTTTTACAAGCCGAGGAAATAAAGTGGATTCCTACCAGGTAATTCTCATTATATATATTTTAATATACCTCAGTTTTTATTGATTAATTATCAAATAATTATATTAAAAAATAAGTTCTTATAAATAAATTGCAAATAATAAACATTTTACTTGACTTTTTATATTTAAAATTTATTTTTGCACAAAATTAAAACCGTTTAGCGATGTATTGGACATTAGAATTGGCATCTTATTTAAGTGATGCACCATGGCCTGCTACCAAAGACGAATTGATAGATTATTCTATTAGGACGGGTGCCCCATTGGAAGTGGTTGAAAACCTTCAGTCTATGGAAGATGAAGGAGAAATGTATGAGTCTATAGAAGAAATATGGCCAGATTATCCAACCGAAGAGGATTACCTCTGGAATGAAGATGAATATTAAAAAAATTAAACAAAAACGTTAAAAGCAAAAAAGTCTCATCAGAGGCTTTTTTTTTGCTTACATTTATAACAAAATTTAAATAAAAAGATGAGCTTCTTAAATTCAATATTAAAAGCATTTGTAGGAGATAAGGCAAAAAAAGATATAAAAGACATACAACCAATCATTGATCAGATTAAATCCTTCGAAGAATCACTTTCTAAACTCTCCAATGATGAACTTCGTGCCAAAACACAATATTTTAAAGATAAAATAAAAGAATCCAAGGCTTCAATTGATGAAGAAATAAGCAAATTAAAAG includes:
- a CDS encoding cob(I)yrinic acid a,c-diamide adenosyltransferase, which gives rise to MKIYTKKGDSGTTALYGGTRVSKNNERIDCYGDVDELNSWIGLIRDQDINKNLKTVLIDIQECLFVTGSILATPADKKTLKNGTQRNGMVDINENDVKLLEDEIDRMNDSLPPLTHFILPGGHPIVSYCHIARTVCRRAERKTVKLFENEPFNPSVLKYLNRLSDFLFVLARKLSDFLQAEEIKWIPTR
- a CDS encoding DUF2795 domain-containing protein, with protein sequence MYWTLELASYLSDAPWPATKDELIDYSIRTGAPLEVVENLQSMEDEGEMYESIEEIWPDYPTEEDYLWNEDEY